The Virgibacillus phasianinus genome includes a window with the following:
- a CDS encoding SDR family oxidoreductase has protein sequence MKILVVGANGQIGKHLVSFIQDSDSLEAKAMIRKQEQASFFENLGAETAVVDLEGDIESIAKAAEGVDAVVFTAGSGGHTGADKTVMVDLDGAVKTIEAAKLAGVKRFVMVSSFDTTRKAIQEASSSFAPYVVAKHYADEWLKRADLEYTIIHPGLLTNDKGTGQITAAAEVGRNEVPREDVASVIVASLENEKTAGKESQVVTGTTLIKDAVQSV, from the coding sequence TTGAAAATACTTGTAGTTGGTGCAAATGGTCAAATTGGAAAACATCTTGTTTCATTTATCCAGGATAGTGACAGCCTGGAGGCGAAAGCAATGATCCGTAAGCAGGAACAAGCATCTTTCTTTGAAAATTTAGGTGCAGAAACTGCTGTAGTGGATTTGGAAGGGGATATCGAATCGATTGCCAAAGCTGCCGAGGGAGTCGATGCGGTTGTGTTCACAGCAGGTTCTGGGGGACACACAGGGGCAGACAAAACGGTGATGGTCGATTTGGATGGTGCTGTAAAAACAATTGAGGCAGCCAAGCTTGCTGGTGTGAAGCGATTTGTTATGGTTAGTTCATTTGACACCACCCGTAAAGCAATTCAGGAGGCTTCTTCGTCCTTTGCACCGTATGTTGTGGCAAAACACTATGCGGACGAATGGTTAAAGCGGGCGGATTTGGAATATACGATTATCCATCCCGGTTTGTTGACAAATGATAAAGGAACCGGACAGATAACGGCGGCAGCAGAAGTTGGCAGGAATGAGGTTCCACGAGAGGATGTAGCAAGTGTCATTGTGGCCAGCCTTGAAAATGAAAAAACGGCTGGCAAGGAATCTCAGGTCGTGACCGGTACTACTCTGATTAAGGATGCAGTTCAATCGGTCTGA
- a CDS encoding trans-sulfuration enzyme family protein: MVQNFDTRAVHLSNKEKKSFTSKVTPIYQTSAFKFTDLDDMEDFFNGKNDYLYTRVGNPNPDELGEAVAQLEGAPHGVATSSGLSAILAGILSVAKHGDHIVASKDIYGGTYELLANELPDFGIDVIFVDFTSQKEILDVIKSTTTLIYSESVTNPLLRVEDLSALVEIAKDHNLYTMIDNTFATPYFCRPFEKGADLVVHSATKYIGGHSDVTAGVLVGGEELIAKAKSKVVNLGSNLSPFEAWLACRGLKTLSVRMDRHANNAQALANALKENEAVQKVYYPENVSAKGNGAIVTIDITGKCNVADFFKSLDWIKIVPTLAGVETSVSYPLSTSHRAVPEASRKELGITEGLIRISVGIEDAADIIAAFEHALKESVLS; the protein is encoded by the coding sequence ATGGTACAAAATTTTGATACAAGAGCAGTACATCTTTCCAATAAAGAAAAGAAATCTTTTACAAGCAAGGTAACTCCAATCTATCAGACATCTGCATTCAAGTTTACGGACCTTGATGATATGGAGGATTTTTTTAACGGCAAAAATGATTATTTGTACACCCGGGTTGGTAATCCAAATCCAGATGAATTGGGTGAAGCAGTTGCGCAATTGGAAGGTGCCCCGCATGGTGTGGCGACTTCCTCAGGATTGTCGGCGATTTTGGCGGGAATATTGAGTGTCGCTAAACATGGTGACCATATTGTTGCATCTAAGGATATCTATGGGGGTACATATGAACTGTTAGCAAATGAATTGCCGGATTTTGGGATTGACGTTATATTTGTTGATTTTACTAGCCAAAAAGAAATCCTTGACGTTATTAAATCTACCACTACACTGATTTATTCGGAATCTGTAACGAACCCATTACTGCGTGTGGAAGATTTGTCTGCACTCGTTGAAATTGCGAAAGACCATAATCTTTACACGATGATTGACAATACATTCGCAACCCCTTATTTCTGCAGGCCATTTGAAAAGGGCGCTGACTTAGTCGTGCATAGCGCGACGAAATATATTGGCGGACATAGTGATGTTACTGCAGGCGTGCTAGTCGGCGGGGAGGAACTGATTGCCAAAGCAAAATCAAAGGTAGTTAATTTAGGCAGTAACTTGAGCCCTTTTGAAGCATGGCTTGCTTGCCGGGGGTTAAAGACCTTAAGTGTAAGAATGGACCGTCATGCCAATAATGCTCAGGCTTTAGCCAATGCTTTAAAAGAGAACGAAGCCGTGCAAAAAGTTTATTATCCGGAGAATGTGTCAGCAAAAGGAAATGGCGCGATTGTCACAATTGATATCACCGGAAAATGTAATGTAGCCGACTTTTTCAAATCGTTGGACTGGATAAAAATAGTTCCTACGTTAGCAGGCGTGGAGACATCCGTTTCCTATCCATTATCCACTTCGCACCGTGCTGTTCCTGAAGCTTCTAGGAAGGAGCTTGGCATCACAGAAGGGCTAATACGGATTTCGGTAGGGATAGAGGACGCAGCTGATATTATCGCTGCCTTTGAACATGCATTAAAGGAATCTGTTCTGTCTTAG